A genomic region of Notamacropus eugenii isolate mMacEug1 chromosome 3, mMacEug1.pri_v2, whole genome shotgun sequence contains the following coding sequences:
- the LRIG1 gene encoding leucine-rich repeats and immunoglobulin-like domains protein 1 isoform X4: MSQTRQHNKIRSIEGSQLKPYISLQTLDLSFNNVTEVRNTCFPHGLHIKELHLGSNRISTLEPGAFDSLSRSLLTLRLNKNRITQLPAKAFKLPRLTQLELNRNRIRLIEGLTFQGLDNLDVLKLQRNNISQLTDGAFWGLSKMQVLHLEYNSLTEVNSGSLYGLTALHQLHLSNNAISRINRDGWRFCQKLHELILSFNNLTRLDEEILADLSTLQILRLNHNSISHIAEGAFKGLKNLRVLDLNHNEISGTIEDTSGAFTGLDSLNKLTLFGNKIKSVAKRAFSGLEGLEHLNLGENAIRSIQFDAFAKMKNLKELHINSDSFLCDCHLKWVPQWLTGRGLQTMVVATCAHPESLKGQSIYSVPPESFVCDDFPKPQIITQPETTMAVAGKDIRFTCSAASSSSSPMTFAWKKDNEVLPNADIENFAHVRAQGGEVMEYTTILHLRQVTFHHEGRYQCVITNHFGSTYSHKARLTVNVLPSFTKMPHDIAIRTGTTARLECAASGHPNPQIAWQKDGGTDFPAARERRMLVMPDDVVFFITDVKIDDMGVYSCTAQNSAGSVSANATLTVLETPSLVIPLEDRVAAVGETVALQCKARGSPSPRITWLKGKQPVNITDRHHFTPGNQLLIIQSVVLEDADRYTCEMSNPLGTERAHSQVSVLPTPGCRKDGTTVGIFTIAVVCSIVLTSLVWVCIIYQTRKKSEEYSVTNTDETIVPPDVPSYLSSQGTLSDRQEAVVRTEGSHQANGHIENNGVCQRDAGLSPDVDGPAYRQPKLCMGHNKEVWKVADGVFSPDKTEYGTPVVCNDFSDNGTSYSKDKDSYPLHHTQPSPRGSQESSKSEQEHPLLHQAVSPQSNGVPAGSHPEGSGNSLYPSNHDRMPVSGVQKSSLDHDGGSLNDLGKSSESESVVLHPLSLGMRGVALTGPSSASSSFPELTGNEVQAKPSFPNGHLPKPRDSSHEPAALRGSFHVQRNVPLLFVPNI; the protein is encoded by the exons gcAGCACAATAAGATCCGCAGCATAGAAGGGAGCCAGCTGAAACCTTACATTTCCTTGCAAACCCTGGACCTGAGTTTCAATAATGTCACCGAAGTACGAAACACTTGTTTTCCTCATGGACTGCACATAAAGGAACT CCACCTGGGGAGCAACCGCATCAGTACCCTGGAGCCGGGAGCCTTTGATAGTCTCTCACGGTCCCTGCTAACCCTCCGCCTGAACAAGAACAGAATCACCCAGCTTCCTGCCAAAGCGTTCAAGTTGCCCCGACTAACACAACT GGAGCTGAACCGGAATCGAATCCGCCTGATCGAAGGGCTGACATTTCAAGGGCTTGATAATTTGGATGTGTTGAAGCTGCAACGTAATAACATTAGCCAGCTGACGGATGGGGCTTTCTGGGGCCTGTCCAAGATGCAAGTATT GCACCTGGAGTACAACAGCCTAACAGAAGTGAACAGTGGCTCGCTCTACGGCCTCACTGCCCTGCACCAGCTTCACCTGAGCAACAACGCCATCTCTCGGATTAACCGGGACGGTTGGCGTTTCTGCCAGAAGTTACATGAACT GATATTGTCCTTCAACAATCTCACCCGACTTGATGAGGAGATCCTGGCTGACCTGAGCACTTTACAGATCTTGCGACTTAACCACAATTCCATCAGCCACATTGCAGAAGGTGCCTTCAAGGGACTCAAAAACCTGCGGGTCTT GGATCTGAACCATAACGAGATTTCGGGCACAATAGAAGACACCAGTGGGGCATTTACGGGACTAGACAGCCTGAACAAGCT GACTCTGTTTGGAAACAAGATCAAATCCGTGGCCAAGAGAGCATTCTCAGGACTGGAGGGCCTGGAGCACCT aAACCTTGGAGAAAATGCAATAAGGTCCATCCAGTTTGATGCTTTTGCTAAGATGAAGAATCTTAAAGAGCT ccaCATCAACAGCGATAGTTTCTTGTGTGACTGTCACCTGAAGTGGGTGCCACAGTGGTTAACGGGGAGAGGCCTCCAAACCATGGTTGTGGCCACCTGTGCCCACCCAGAGTCCCTGAAGGGCCAGAGCATTTACTCTGTGCCACCAGAGAGTTTTGTATGTG ATGATTTCCCGAAGCCCCAGATCATCACTCAGCCGGAGACAACCATGGCGGTGGCAGGCAAGGACATCCGCTTCACATGCTCAGCCGCAAGCAGCAGCAGCTCACCGATGACTTTTGCCTGGAAGAAAGACAATGAGGTCCTTCCTAACGCTGACATTGAGAATTTTGCCCATGTACGGGCACAGGGAGGGGAGGTCATGGAGTACACCACCATCCTGCATCTGCGCCAGGTCACCTTCCACCATGAGGGACGGTACCAGTGTGTGATCACTAACCACTTTGGCTCCACCTATTCTCACAAGGCCCGGCTCACAGTGAATG TGCTGCCTTCCTTCACTAAAATGCCTCATGACATTGCAATCCGGACGGGCACTACCGCACGCCTGGAATGTGCTGCCAGCGGACACCCCAACCCCCAGATCGCCTGGCAGAAGGATGGTGGCACCGACTTCCCCGCTGCCCGGGAGCGTCGCATGCTCGTCATGCCAGACGATGTTGTGTTTTTCATCACTGATGTGAAGATCGATGACATGGGAGTTTATAGTTGCACGGCCCAGAATTCAGCTGGCTCTGTGTCAGCCAATGCCACCCTCACAGTCTTAG AAACTCCATCCTTAGTGATTCCCTTAGAAGACCGTGTGGCAGCTGTTGGAGAAACTGTGGCTCTTCAGTGCAAAGCACGTGGCAGCCCCTCACCCCGTATCACTTGGCTGAAGGGTAAGCAGCCTGTAAACATCACTGACCGCCACCACTTCACTCCTGGAAACCAGCTGCTGATTATCCAGAGCGTGGTGCTGGAAGATGCTGACAGGTACACATGTGAGATGTCCAATCCCTTGGGGACAGAACGAGCACACAGCCAGGTGAGCGTCTTACCTACACCAGGCTGCAGGAAAGATGGAACCACCGTAGGCATTTTCACCATTGCAGTGGTATGCAGCATCGTGCTGACTTCACTTGTCTGGGTCTGCATCATCTACCAAACCAGGAAGAAGAGTGAGGAATATAGCGTAACCAACACAG atgaaaccATTGTACCCCCTGACGTCCCGAGTTACCTGTCTTCTCAGGGGACGCTCTCAGACAGACAAGAAGCAGTGGTCAGGACGGAGGGGAGCCATCAGGCCAATGGACACATAGAGAATAATG GTGTTTGTCAAAGAGATGCAGGACTGAGTCCAGACGTTGATGGACCTGCTTACAGGCAGCCAAAACTATGCATGGGACACAATAAAGAAGTATGGAAAGTGGCTGATGGAGTATTTAGTCCAGATAAAACAG aATATGGCACGCCAGTTGTATGCAATGACTTCAGTGATAATGGCACCAGTTATTCCAAGGACAAAGACTCCTATCCTCTGCATCACACACAACCAAGTCCACGGGGAAGCCAGGAGTCCAGTAAGAGTGAACAGGAACATCCCCTGCTGCACCAGGCAGTCTCGCCCCAGAGCAATGGTGTTCCTGCTGGCTCACACCCAGAGGGCAGTGGGAACTCTCTCTACCCCAGTAATCATGATAGAATGCCAGTATCTGGTGTCCAGAAATCATCTCTTGACCATGACG gaGGCTCTTTAAACGATTTAGGAAAATCTTCTGAGTCTGAGTCTGTTGTCTTGCACCCTTTGTCTTTGGGGATGAGAGGGGTGGCACTCACGGGACCTTCCAGTGCCTCCTCCAGCTTCCCAGAACTTACTGGCAATGAGGTCCAGGCCAAGCCTTCTTTTCCCAATGGCCACTTGCCCAAGCCCCGTGACTCCAGTCATGAGCCTGCAGCACTGCGAGGAAGCTTCCACGTACAGAGAAATGTGCCATTACTTTTTGTACCAAATATCTAG